A part of Paenibacillus donghaensis genomic DNA contains:
- a CDS encoding biliverdin-producing heme oxygenase, whose amino-acid sequence MESNIMERLKAETGPYHRQVESNRYARAITDQTLTLNEYRLYLQKFYGFVYPMEGRLPSTIEWKGSTLRATDRTKSGLLVLDLLQLGLTQEDIGQLPLCTALPDVSTPAAQYGFLYVMEGSTLGGQMITAMLKQRLALEPEAGLHYFNGYGKDTRVRWSEFRETLLSAALSEEDRQAVVDAAQDTFVKLGRWLDEPQKLEAEHA is encoded by the coding sequence ATGGAATCCAATATTATGGAACGGCTGAAGGCAGAAACAGGCCCTTATCATAGACAAGTAGAATCCAACCGCTATGCCAGAGCAATTACAGACCAGACGTTAACGCTGAATGAATACCGTCTGTACTTGCAGAAATTCTATGGCTTCGTATACCCTATGGAAGGCAGACTTCCTTCAACTATAGAATGGAAGGGGAGCACACTTAGAGCGACGGACAGAACCAAATCGGGGCTGCTGGTGCTGGATCTGCTCCAGTTAGGCTTAACGCAGGAGGACATCGGTCAGCTTCCGCTCTGTACAGCACTGCCCGATGTCTCTACGCCTGCCGCGCAATATGGTTTCCTGTATGTCATGGAAGGCTCTACACTGGGTGGGCAGATGATTACGGCTATGCTGAAGCAGCGGTTGGCGCTGGAGCCGGAGGCCGGGCTGCATTACTTCAACGGCTACGGCAAGGACACACGGGTGCGCTGGAGCGAATTCCGCGAGACGCTGCTGTCTGCTGCGCTGTCGGAAGAGGATCGGCAAGCTGTGGTGGATGCAGCGCAGGATACCTTCGTTAAGCTGGGCCGTTGGCTGGATGAACCACAGAAACTGGAGGCTGAGCATGCCTGA
- a CDS encoding GAF domain-containing protein, whose protein sequence is MPDPVNNEDEMLNRTLLTQGDFVLKEPIDLTNCDKEPIHIPGMIQPHGVLLAVTMGDAPTIVQCSRNTVELLGRPVEQLLGKPLAELLGDQQLPALQMQDIIRMATSDLQYLDLTISVAGEECSFTGIVHESEGLLILELELVYSETVAAGNDFDWIRVFFSRIKFARNRTEASQVVAEQVKEMLGYDRVMIYEFDEEWNGKVIAEAKEQHLEPFLGHHYPASDIPKQARALYLRNWLRIIVDVSYRPVEIVPMVQPLTGKPLNLSLSVLRSNPRCILNICTTWV, encoded by the coding sequence ATGCCTGATCCTGTCAATAATGAAGATGAGATGCTTAACCGCACATTGCTTACACAAGGAGATTTTGTCCTTAAAGAGCCTATAGATTTGACCAACTGTGATAAGGAGCCTATTCATATCCCCGGAATGATCCAGCCTCATGGTGTATTGCTGGCAGTCACCATGGGAGATGCCCCTACGATTGTCCAATGCAGCCGCAACACGGTTGAATTACTTGGTCGGCCTGTCGAGCAGCTGCTCGGCAAACCGCTGGCTGAATTGCTCGGCGACCAGCAGCTTCCGGCGCTGCAGATGCAGGACATCATCCGAATGGCTACCTCTGATCTGCAGTATCTTGATCTGACAATTTCGGTTGCCGGAGAAGAATGCAGCTTCACTGGAATTGTTCATGAGAGCGAAGGGTTGCTTATTCTGGAACTGGAGCTGGTCTATTCTGAAACCGTTGCTGCCGGCAATGATTTCGATTGGATACGCGTTTTTTTTAGCCGGATTAAATTTGCCCGCAACCGCACGGAAGCCAGCCAGGTTGTAGCTGAGCAGGTGAAGGAAATGCTTGGTTATGACCGGGTCATGATCTATGAGTTCGACGAGGAATGGAACGGAAAGGTGATTGCAGAAGCAAAGGAGCAGCACCTTGAGCCTTTTCTCGGCCATCACTACCCGGCGTCGGATATTCCCAAGCAGGCGCGTGCTTTGTATCTGCGCAATTGGCTGCGGATCATTGTGGATGTGAGTTATCGGCCGGTGGAGATTGTGCCGATGGTCCAGCCGCTGACAGGCAAGCCGCTTAATCTAAGTCTGTCGGTCCTGCGCAGCAATCCCCGCTGCATATTGAATATTTGCACAACATGGGTGTAG
- a CDS encoding sensor domain-containing diguanylate cyclase, protein MTISLIHDNKLWGLITCHHYSPKYITHRVRNLCNFLGSFFSNELFQRQQLDDYQSELELRKSASRIAQIFIGNSSFVRVMEELQEEEQTLLSLMGASGAAVSYQDKLLLYGDTPAPEQVRELSGWLVGKAQDYSYHTSRLSLEYDTAKAYKEKASGVMYLAISPGQQNYIMWFRPEVVGIVDWAGDPAKAVIQEADGIRLSPRKSFEKWRQVVQSTSLPWTLKELNTLPELKVIVRRQTENQLRQAEEQALQNSRIFRQNEQRYLQLMELSPAAFYVISDRRIIHSNSMGAALLGLDNPKSLIGKDLHSFVKDVSKEQLTQQLSKLQNHLSPLESGTGTFETVDGKVLNLDITFAAVTHAGKPSVMVLAREEVLGDKQDGYSLMTDQLQNYLNTDSLTELPVRKVFEQELEEDWADCLRDKCMLSLLIIDIDDFRTYNATYGLQGGDVCLQWIADVLSVIGTQHEVMIARTNGGTFMLKQKGTSYEETSELAEEIRQNVLALQIPRDHADSFVTVSVGGVVQQPDSALSPSVLIQQAEEALFKAKDQGKNRVEII, encoded by the coding sequence GTGACAATCTCATTAATCCACGACAACAAGCTGTGGGGTCTGATCACCTGCCATCATTATTCACCTAAATATATCACCCACCGGGTCCGTAATTTGTGCAACTTTCTGGGCTCTTTTTTCTCCAACGAATTGTTTCAGCGCCAGCAGCTGGATGATTACCAGAGTGAGCTGGAGCTGCGCAAATCGGCTTCACGGATTGCGCAGATTTTTATCGGCAACAGCAGCTTTGTGAGGGTAATGGAAGAGCTTCAGGAAGAAGAGCAGACCTTGCTCTCGCTGATGGGGGCATCCGGGGCAGCGGTCAGTTACCAGGACAAGCTTCTACTCTATGGGGATACGCCTGCGCCGGAGCAGGTGCGTGAATTGTCCGGCTGGCTGGTTGGCAAAGCGCAGGATTATTCGTATCATACGTCACGGCTTAGTCTGGAATATGATACAGCCAAAGCCTATAAGGAAAAAGCCTCGGGTGTAATGTACTTGGCCATTTCTCCAGGCCAGCAGAACTATATTATGTGGTTCCGGCCTGAAGTAGTCGGAATCGTGGATTGGGCGGGTGATCCGGCTAAGGCTGTGATTCAAGAGGCGGATGGCATCCGGCTCTCTCCGCGTAAATCCTTCGAGAAGTGGCGTCAGGTGGTTCAGTCCACCTCACTGCCTTGGACGCTTAAGGAGCTCAATACGCTGCCTGAGCTGAAGGTGATTGTGCGCAGGCAGACGGAGAACCAGCTGCGCCAGGCGGAAGAGCAGGCACTCCAGAACTCGCGTATCTTCCGCCAGAATGAGCAGCGTTACCTGCAGCTGATGGAGTTGTCTCCTGCTGCCTTTTATGTGATAAGCGACAGACGGATTATTCATTCCAACAGCATGGGAGCGGCCTTGCTGGGGCTGGACAACCCCAAATCACTGATCGGCAAAGATCTTCATTCGTTTGTGAAGGATGTCTCCAAGGAGCAGCTGACCCAGCAGCTGTCCAAACTGCAGAATCATCTGTCGCCGCTTGAATCGGGCACAGGAACCTTCGAAACCGTAGATGGCAAGGTGTTGAATCTGGATATTACATTTGCTGCTGTGACCCATGCCGGCAAACCGTCGGTTATGGTACTGGCACGTGAGGAAGTACTCGGAGACAAGCAAGACGGATACAGCCTGATGACCGATCAGCTGCAGAATTATTTGAATACAGATTCATTGACAGAGCTTCCGGTACGGAAAGTATTTGAGCAGGAGCTGGAGGAGGACTGGGCAGATTGCCTCCGTGACAAATGTATGTTATCCCTGCTGATTATTGATATCGATGACTTCCGCACTTACAATGCCACTTACGGGCTTCAGGGAGGAGATGTCTGCCTGCAATGGATTGCAGATGTGCTGTCCGTTATCGGCACCCAGCACGAGGTGATGATTGCCCGCACCAATGGAGGCACCTTCATGCTGAAGCAGAAGGGCACTTCCTATGAGGAGACGTCGGAGCTTGCGGAGGAGATCCGTCAGAACGTCCTTGCGCTGCAAATCCCCCGCGACCATGCGGACAGTTTTGTGACGGTAAGTGTAGGCGGAGTGGTGCAGCAGCCGGACTCTGCACTCAGTCCATCTGTACTGATACAGCAGGCCGAAGAAGCCTTGTTTAAGGCCAAAGACCAGGGTAAAAACCGGGTTGAAATTATTTAG
- a CDS encoding IS91 family transposase yields MDVKNQERWKKRGVIRQILKDHFHGFMEMHGHHLPKELHSSMIETVNKAIRCGTRDMGYARYECKGCTEGTPEPVFICFTCKSRFCHGCGKKYTDEWAEKQQERILDVPHRHLVFTVPEELRKVFFQDRRKLNELSNQVAKVIQYYYRRKNKSKKYEVGVITVIHTFGRDLKFNPHIHALITEGALDRNKEWKKAEYISYEYLRKSWQKLLLDLMMKWYPEEERIKRLVNELYQRYSQGFYVNAEQRMKNARGAAKYIGRYLARPAIAEYRVVSYNYHKVHYWYEDHRTGKRVDVVSPVMKFIYDLVQHIPPKHFRMVGRYGLYSRGKNKESQKVINLWRYMVHKQIEMTFPAEERKKKSYRQRMLESYGRDPMLCPCCKHRMLLVVIWHAEYGRIYYYDEQREYENQKKWGIRSHGKRTGPKVRTG; encoded by the coding sequence ATGGACGTGAAGAATCAGGAGAGGTGGAAGAAACGAGGAGTCATCCGGCAGATTTTAAAAGATCACTTTCATGGATTCATGGAAATGCACGGACATCATCTGCCCAAGGAACTCCACAGTAGCATGATAGAAACCGTGAATAAAGCGATACGCTGTGGTACACGGGATATGGGCTATGCCAGATATGAGTGCAAGGGATGCACGGAGGGAACGCCGGAACCCGTGTTTATTTGCTTCACCTGTAAAAGCCGTTTTTGTCATGGATGTGGGAAGAAATATACGGATGAATGGGCGGAAAAGCAGCAAGAACGAATACTAGATGTACCTCATCGCCACCTCGTATTTACAGTGCCTGAAGAACTACGCAAGGTATTCTTTCAAGACCGGCGGAAGTTAAATGAACTGAGTAACCAAGTGGCCAAGGTCATTCAATATTATTACCGGCGGAAAAATAAGAGCAAGAAATACGAAGTCGGTGTGATTACCGTGATTCATACCTTTGGCCGTGATTTAAAGTTTAATCCGCATATCCATGCGCTAATTACGGAAGGCGCGCTAGACCGGAACAAGGAGTGGAAGAAGGCGGAGTATATCTCGTATGAGTACTTGCGGAAATCGTGGCAGAAACTGCTACTGGATTTAATGATGAAATGGTATCCGGAGGAAGAACGTATAAAGAGACTGGTGAATGAGTTATACCAGCGCTATTCGCAGGGGTTTTATGTGAATGCGGAGCAGCGGATGAAAAATGCCCGAGGAGCAGCGAAATACATTGGGCGCTATTTGGCGCGTCCGGCGATCGCGGAGTACCGGGTAGTAAGCTACAACTACCACAAGGTGCACTACTGGTATGAGGATCACCGAACGGGCAAACGGGTGGATGTGGTATCGCCGGTAATGAAATTCATTTACGATCTGGTGCAGCACATTCCGCCCAAGCATTTTCGGATGGTGGGGCGCTATGGTCTATACAGCCGGGGGAAAAACAAAGAGTCACAAAAGGTAATTAATCTGTGGCGGTACATGGTGCACAAACAAATCGAGATGACTTTTCCAGCGGAGGAAAGGAAGAAGAAAAGCTACCGCCAGCGGATGCTGGAGAGCTATGGGCGAGACCCGATGCTTTGTCCCTGCTGCAAGCACCGGATGTTGCTTGTGGTGATTTGGCATGCGGAATATGGGAGAATTTATTATTATGACGAGCAGCGAGAATATGAAAACCAAAAGAAATGGGGGATACGAAGTCATGGGAAAAGAACAGGGCCAAAAGTCCGGACAGGATAA
- a CDS encoding VOC family protein — MTAAAVLHQEVEIGLVQIRVSNLERSLKFYQEVVGLAILRRNGREVEMTADGERTLLILREIEHARVLRRNSAAGLYHFAILVPDRPSLGLVLRNLVASGIHVGQGDHLVSEALYIQDPDNNGIEIYRDRPRDTWTWNADNHVSMTTDPVDVDGLLAASEGLEWEGLPAGTVIGHVHFHVGDLAEASKFYVETLGFELTAHYGDAALFISAGGYHHHLGLNVWAGQGAPAAPADAPGIDYFTLVLPSEAERAAVLERVRRAGYEVMETAGVPSFTDPWNIGIRLVLNK; from the coding sequence ATGACAGCTGCAGCTGTATTGCATCAAGAGGTTGAAATCGGTCTTGTGCAGATTAGAGTAAGTAATTTGGAACGTTCCCTGAAGTTCTACCAAGAGGTGGTCGGTCTGGCCATCCTGCGCCGGAATGGACGCGAGGTGGAGATGACTGCGGATGGCGAACGGACATTGTTGATTCTTAGGGAGATTGAGCATGCGCGGGTACTGCGCCGTAATTCTGCGGCGGGGCTGTATCATTTTGCCATCCTTGTGCCGGATCGTCCCAGCCTGGGACTGGTGCTGCGCAATCTGGTTGCTTCCGGCATTCATGTCGGACAGGGCGATCATCTGGTAAGCGAGGCGCTGTATATCCAGGACCCGGATAACAACGGGATTGAGATCTATCGGGACCGTCCCCGTGATACCTGGACCTGGAACGCGGATAATCACGTGTCCATGACAACGGACCCTGTGGATGTGGATGGTCTGCTGGCCGCTTCGGAAGGTCTGGAGTGGGAGGGGCTGCCTGCCGGAACCGTTATCGGACATGTGCATTTTCATGTGGGCGATCTCGCAGAGGCTTCCAAGTTCTATGTAGAGACGCTCGGCTTTGAGCTCACAGCGCATTACGGGGATGCTGCCTTGTTTATCTCGGCGGGCGGTTATCACCATCATCTCGGTCTTAACGTTTGGGCAGGCCAGGGCGCTCCCGCCGCTCCTGCTGATGCTCCGGGAATTGATTATTTCACACTGGTGCTGCCGAGCGAAGCGGAACGTGCCGCTGTGCTGGAGCGTGTACGCCGGGCCGGATATGAAGTGATGGAGACCGCCGGCGTGCCGTCCTTTACAGATCCATGGAATATCGGCATCAGACTGGTATTGAACAAGTAA
- a CDS encoding NAD(P)-dependent oxidoreductase, whose product MNIAIVGANGKAGSRIAQEALDRGHQVTAIVRDASKVTDSRAAVLEKDVFALTAADLNSFDVVVNAFGAPFGQEHLHVEAGNVLIDALKATPAVRLIVVGGAGSLYVDEAKTLKVVDTPGFPDFVKPTALNQGKNLEILQGTDALSWTFVSPSANFAVGTRTGAYVKGKDQLLVNSTGESYVSYEDYAIAIIDEIEQPQHIRERFTVVSES is encoded by the coding sequence ATGAACATTGCTATTGTTGGAGCAAACGGTAAAGCAGGCAGTCGGATCGCACAGGAGGCGCTGGATCGTGGACATCAGGTTACAGCCATTGTCCGCGATGCCTCCAAGGTAACGGACAGCCGTGCAGCCGTGCTGGAGAAGGATGTTTTCGCATTGACAGCCGCTGATTTGAATTCTTTTGATGTGGTTGTTAATGCCTTTGGCGCACCGTTTGGCCAGGAGCATCTGCATGTGGAGGCCGGGAATGTGCTGATTGATGCACTGAAGGCCACACCGGCAGTCCGATTGATTGTGGTCGGCGGCGCAGGCAGCCTGTATGTGGATGAAGCGAAGACACTTAAGGTTGTAGATACTCCCGGATTCCCTGACTTTGTGAAACCGACAGCCTTGAACCAGGGCAAGAATCTGGAGATTCTGCAAGGAACGGATGCCTTGTCCTGGACATTCGTCAGCCCTTCGGCTAACTTCGCCGTAGGCACAAGAACCGGTGCTTATGTCAAAGGCAAAGACCAGCTGCTGGTCAATTCCACAGGAGAAAGTTATGTCAGCTATGAGGATTATGCGATTGCCATCATTGATGAAATCGAGCAGCCGCAGCATATCCGTGAACGGTTTACCGTGGTTTCGGAATCCTGA
- a CDS encoding helix-turn-helix transcriptional regulator: MKNRLEQIRKQRGIKQEELADALEVSRQTIGSLENGRYNPSIVLAFKLARYFELSIEDIFIYEEEARG; encoded by the coding sequence GTGAAGAATAGGCTTGAACAGATTCGCAAGCAGCGCGGAATCAAGCAGGAGGAGCTTGCAGATGCGCTGGAGGTATCCAGGCAGACGATCGGTTCACTGGAGAATGGGCGGTATAACCCGTCGATTGTGCTTGCTTTTAAGCTGGCTCGATATTTTGAGCTGAGCATTGAGGACATTTTTATTTATGAGGAGGAAGCCAGAGGATGA
- a CDS encoding GNAT family N-acetyltransferase, with protein MDDCKVGGLDFTEISEEHLPGVLEIYNYYVRNSTVSFHTELLTLAEMRQSVLSGDKRYRSYAIQEQGELLGYVLIARHKNKQAYDTSGEISVYLHPECTGRRIGEQALRFIEKRAVELGFHVLVATICSENERSQQLFARNGYERSAYFKQIGRKFGRWLDIASYQKIVGNTQVSGR; from the coding sequence ATGGATGATTGCAAGGTGGGCGGGCTGGATTTCACCGAAATCAGTGAGGAGCATCTCCCTGGGGTGCTTGAGATTTACAATTATTATGTACGCAACAGCACGGTGTCCTTCCACACCGAATTGCTGACGTTGGCCGAGATGCGCCAGTCGGTGCTCAGTGGGGACAAGAGGTACCGGTCTTACGCCATCCAGGAGCAGGGGGAACTGCTGGGCTACGTGCTGATTGCCAGACACAAGAACAAGCAGGCTTATGATACCTCGGGTGAGATCAGCGTATATCTCCATCCGGAGTGCACCGGCCGCAGAATCGGCGAGCAGGCGCTACGGTTCATTGAGAAGCGGGCTGTCGAGCTGGGATTTCATGTGCTGGTGGCTACGATATGCTCCGAGAATGAGCGCAGTCAGCAGCTTTTTGCCCGAAACGGATATGAACGAAGTGCGTATTTCAAACAAATTGGCCGCAAGTTCGGCCGTTGGCTGGACATTGCCAGCTACCAGAAGATTGTCGGGAACACGCAGGTTTCTGGCAGGTAA
- a CDS encoding DegV family protein gives MKSIAWVTDSTSTIDPEFARNNHVYIIPLRLIVNNECYKENIEITADQFYDKMRQHDKVGSSQPPIGEFVELYERLKEEYDEIIAVHCSSELSGTFHTSMQAADIAGVTVIGIDSKVGAYPIREMILRGLHWQQAGCSALEIKSRIENIIEEMSFYLIPASLSQLHRSGRLSGSQLVLGQLMRIHLLLKFEAGKIIVEDKIRTFKKTKQRLLETLGKDIRLIKDICIMHANNMEEALSLESAIKEMSPSVRTEIMTFVPVVGVHMGEGTLALSWIKNTAMNSIAVEDKGLEPALQA, from the coding sequence ATGAAATCCATCGCCTGGGTAACCGACAGCACCAGTACAATAGATCCGGAATTTGCTAGAAATAACCATGTCTATATTATTCCTCTGCGGCTAATTGTCAATAATGAATGTTATAAAGAAAATATCGAAATCACCGCCGACCAGTTCTATGATAAAATGCGCCAGCATGACAAGGTAGGCAGTTCCCAGCCGCCGATCGGCGAGTTCGTGGAATTATACGAGCGGCTGAAGGAAGAGTACGACGAGATTATTGCGGTACATTGTTCCTCCGAGCTTAGCGGTACGTTCCATACCTCCATGCAGGCGGCGGACATCGCTGGAGTTACCGTGATTGGCATTGATTCCAAGGTGGGTGCTTACCCGATCCGTGAGATGATTCTGCGTGGCCTTCACTGGCAGCAGGCAGGCTGCTCTGCGCTGGAGATCAAGAGTAGAATCGAGAATATCATTGAAGAGATGTCCTTTTACCTGATCCCTGCCAGCCTCAGCCAGCTGCATCGCAGCGGGCGGCTCTCCGGCTCCCAGCTTGTGCTGGGCCAACTGATGCGGATTCACCTGCTGCTGAAGTTCGAGGCAGGCAAAATTATCGTCGAGGACAAAATCCGCACCTTCAAAAAGACGAAGCAAAGATTGCTGGAAACGCTGGGCAAGGATATCCGGCTGATCAAGGATATATGCATTATGCATGCCAACAATATGGAAGAAGCACTGAGCCTGGAGTCAGCCATCAAGGAGATGTCTCCCTCCGTGCGCACGGAGATCATGACCTTTGTGCCGGTGGTGGGCGTTCATATGGGCGAAGGCACACTTGCGCTTTCGTGGATCAAGAATACAGCCATGAACAGTATTGCTGTGGAGGACAAGGGGCTGGAGCCTGCGCTTCAGGCTTAA
- a CDS encoding threonine/serine exporter family protein: MLLQLVTSFIAASTFCILFNAPRRALLQCGLAGMVGWIVYLQLDRQWGMVTATFAATLIVGIISIFFARSFKLPVIIFSVGGIIPLVPGGLAYDAMRKFVENDYIEAVEIAVEALMLSGAIAAGLVLSEVLGQMFRRSGS; this comes from the coding sequence ATGCTTTTGCAACTTGTAACCAGTTTTATCGCGGCCTCCACCTTCTGCATCCTGTTTAATGCGCCGCGGCGTGCACTGCTGCAGTGCGGCTTGGCTGGCATGGTCGGCTGGATCGTCTACCTGCAGCTGGACCGGCAGTGGGGCATGGTCACCGCCACCTTTGCGGCTACGCTGATTGTGGGCATTATCAGCATCTTTTTCGCGCGTTCCTTTAAGCTGCCGGTGATTATCTTCAGTGTGGGCGGAATTATCCCGCTCGTCCCCGGCGGCCTGGCATACGATGCGATGCGCAAATTCGTTGAGAATGACTATATCGAAGCGGTAGAGATTGCCGTCGAGGCCTTGATGCTCTCCGGGGCCATTGCCGCCGGCCTTGTGCTGAGCGAGGTGCTGGGCCAGATGTTCCGCCGCTCCGGCAGCTAG
- a CDS encoding threonine/serine exporter family protein, giving the protein MLQSGAETYRVEDTMTRMAAALGFPGAHSYVTPTVIMFTTSRTEPVKLFRIAERTTDLQKVSEVNDISRRLSERQITAAAARERLGKVDDAAHAYPVWLQIAAAALTGGCFTIMFKGSVQDALPALLASGLGYAAVIYLHRLVQVRFFAEFSASFLIGLLAFFSVQFGFGREMDKIIIGSVMPLVPGLLITNAVRDLMAGHLVSGISKGADAFLTAFAIGTGIGLVLSLF; this is encoded by the coding sequence ATGCTGCAGAGCGGCGCGGAAACTTACCGCGTGGAGGATACAATGACACGTATGGCTGCCGCGCTTGGCTTCCCCGGCGCGCACAGCTACGTCACTCCTACGGTCATTATGTTCACCACCAGCCGGACCGAGCCGGTCAAGCTGTTCCGCATCGCCGAGCGGACGACCGACCTGCAGAAGGTGTCCGAGGTGAATGACATCTCCCGGCGGCTGAGTGAACGCCAGATCACGGCAGCAGCAGCCCGCGAGCGGCTCGGCAAGGTGGATGATGCCGCACATGCCTACCCGGTGTGGCTGCAGATTGCCGCCGCCGCGCTGACGGGCGGCTGCTTCACCATCATGTTCAAGGGCAGCGTGCAGGATGCGCTGCCAGCGCTGCTGGCCTCGGGGCTGGGCTACGCGGCGGTCATCTACCTGCACCGGCTTGTGCAGGTCCGTTTCTTCGCCGAGTTCAGCGCCTCCTTCCTGATCGGCCTGCTGGCGTTCTTCTCGGTCCAGTTCGGCTTCGGCCGGGAGATGGACAAGATCATCATCGGCTCAGTCATGCCGCTCGTTCCCGGCCTGCTGATCACGAATGCCGTCCGGGATCTGATGGCCGGCCATCTCGTATCCGGCATCTCCAAGGGCGCGGACGCCTTTCTGACCGCATTTGCGATCGGCACCGGCATCGGGCTGGTGCTTTCGCTGTTCTAA
- a CDS encoding DNA polymerase IV has protein sequence MKKDRVIMLSDCQSFYASVEKASHPDYSNQPLVVAGDPARRSGIVLAACPLAKQKGITTAETLREALQKCPELIVVRPRMQHYIDVSAQITNILGTFSDLVEPYSIDEQFIDITGSLSLFGSPEQIATAIQDQIRRDTGVYARVGTGYSKVTAKMACDLWAKKNTTGQFTLTQEQLPSLLWPLPISQLFMVGRRMSAHFQSMGLGTIGDLARLPLAELKWRMREKFRKKCDIDAELYWRIANGIDDSPVSPSTYEAAPKSVGHQMTLPRDYHTLQEIKTVLLELSEMVSRRCRRLKVNGAVLSVGCQGASFETPTGFSRQTTLSDPTNATSLVYEAAVPLFRQHWDGQPVRRVHLSLSGLSDESEYQLTLFESRPRYRELERATDALKNKFGDTIIGRASSFTDAGLIKDRAGKIGGHYK, from the coding sequence ATGAAGAAAGACCGAGTCATTATGCTGTCCGACTGCCAGAGCTTCTATGCCTCTGTGGAGAAGGCTTCCCATCCCGATTACAGCAATCAGCCGCTGGTTGTCGCCGGTGATCCAGCCAGACGCAGCGGCATTGTGCTGGCTGCCTGCCCGCTGGCGAAGCAGAAGGGCATCACCACCGCCGAGACGCTGCGGGAAGCGCTGCAGAAATGCCCGGAGCTGATTGTTGTCAGGCCGCGCATGCAGCATTACATTGATGTCTCTGCCCAGATCACCAACATTCTGGGCACCTTCAGCGATCTTGTCGAGCCTTATTCCATTGATGAGCAATTTATTGATATTACAGGCAGCCTCTCTTTATTCGGCAGTCCGGAGCAGATTGCCACGGCGATTCAGGACCAGATCCGCAGGGATACAGGAGTCTATGCGCGTGTCGGCACTGGCTACTCCAAGGTCACAGCCAAGATGGCCTGCGATCTGTGGGCCAAGAAGAACACCACAGGCCAGTTCACCCTCACTCAGGAGCAGTTGCCTTCCCTGCTCTGGCCGCTGCCGATCAGCCAGCTGTTCATGGTCGGACGGCGGATGTCCGCCCATTTCCAGAGCATGGGCCTTGGCACAATCGGCGATCTGGCCCGGCTGCCTCTGGCTGAGCTGAAGTGGCGAATGCGCGAGAAATTCCGCAAGAAATGCGATATTGATGCCGAGCTGTACTGGCGGATCGCCAACGGCATCGACGACAGCCCGGTCAGCCCGTCCACCTATGAGGCCGCTCCCAAAAGCGTCGGCCATCAGATGACGCTGCCCCGTGATTACCACACGCTCCAGGAGATCAAGACTGTGCTGCTTGAGCTGTCCGAGATGGTCAGCCGACGCTGCCGCAGGCTGAAGGTCAACGGAGCCGTCCTGTCGGTCGGCTGCCAGGGTGCAAGCTTCGAGACGCCCACCGGCTTCTCCAGGCAGACCACCTTGAGCGATCCGACCAATGCCACCAGTCTCGTCTATGAAGCCGCCGTACCGCTGTTCCGGCAGCACTGGGACGGCCAGCCTGTGCGCAGAGTCCACCTGAGCCTCTCCGGGCTGTCGGACGAAAGTGAATATCAGCTGACACTGTTTGAATCCCGGCCGCGCTACCGTGAGCTGGAGCGGGCCACCGATGCCCTGAAGAACAAATTCGGCGACACCATCATCGGCCGCGCCTCCTCCTTCACGGATGCGGGATTGATCAAAGACCGCGCCGGCAAGATCGGCGGGCACTACAAGTAG
- a CDS encoding YitT family protein — protein MRSWPKLAIILVSSLLIAAGTNFFLVPYKILDGGIIGIALIINYLSGAKIGLAIVLCSLPIFLLAWLKEREIFYNSVVGLLSSSILIELLGPLQYHFLYYFEFGSISSAIMGGALMGTGLGLMLRFKASTGGTDLLAHYIQRYIPLNVGVLIFMTDAMIIAAGGLLISKETFLHSILTIVSGGVATGLCTLES, from the coding sequence ATGCGGTCATGGCCTAAACTCGCGATTATTTTGGTATCCAGCCTGCTCATAGCTGCAGGAACTAACTTCTTCCTGGTGCCCTATAAGATTCTGGACGGGGGAATTATCGGAATTGCGCTGATTATCAATTATTTATCCGGCGCCAAAATCGGACTGGCCATCGTGCTGTGCAGCCTGCCTATCTTCCTGCTGGCCTGGCTGAAGGAAAGGGAGATTTTCTATAACAGTGTGGTGGGCTTGTTATCCTCCTCCATTCTGATTGAGCTGCTGGGTCCCCTGCAGTATCATTTCCTCTACTATTTTGAATTCGGCTCCATCTCCAGCGCGATTATGGGCGGTGCACTGATGGGAACCGGGCTCGGGCTGATGCTGCGCTTCAAGGCCAGTACCGGCGGAACCGATCTGCTGGCTCACTATATCCAGCGATATATTCCGCTGAATGTGGGGGTGCTTATTTTCATGACAGACGCCATGATTATCGCTGCGGGAGGACTGCTGATCTCCAAGGAGACCTTCCTGCATTCCATCCTCACCATTGTGTCCGGCGGGGTAGCCACCGGTCTCTGCACGCTTGAAAGTTGA